A stretch of Blautia liquoris DNA encodes these proteins:
- a CDS encoding ABC transporter substrate-binding protein yields the protein MKNIRSGKLVKLKSSFAILTSFALLLSGCTSNAKNKDEKDQDVVLSAFVQQSLSTDSGIWKGWAAQKLYNDMNIKIDFYATGGNQVEQKLKQYISSGTLPDIVGFKALDQAQLAMDAGLLLPLDDYREKLPSIFESSYYEKAIAYSKEHNSDKSKKLFIMPTSIGPVSDNAYNWMPLLQWDAYKKAGTPDIDTLEDYLSVVEKMVKEKPSNESGESTYGFSLFSDWDKYSALEVAALSYFYGIDTEYVCPLMETNVITRETHSILNQDSFYKRALHFYFSANQKGLLDPDSRTQSFSNLEKKYSDGRIMFSWFSWLTGNYNDASSGHVNNKKSPDGYANILANDMKIYEAPDQTIGRNWYFSISKNCKNIDKACEFLNWLYDPQVEHFLYNGPKDSIWEYSKDGEPYVTKEGWDVIEHKTEKTMPVEGGGVYQDGIYPFNAIALQASTVMEDNYTISYRYWPSSRKHNMTNLQKEVNEKLNSDTIGEYLYDHDMVAKSTMAVNMIPVASNEMKLKIESIGEVVRNLSWEMIYAENEETFEQLWEEMVVNGKELGMDQVEQYYQKEWKDSLNKVEKYE from the coding sequence ATGAAAAATATTAGATCGGGTAAGTTGGTGAAGTTAAAAAGCAGTTTTGCTATCCTGACGAGTTTCGCTTTGCTGCTGTCGGGCTGCACTTCAAACGCTAAAAACAAGGATGAGAAAGATCAGGATGTTGTTTTGAGTGCATTTGTTCAACAGTCACTTTCCACAGATTCAGGAATCTGGAAGGGATGGGCAGCACAAAAACTATACAATGATATGAATATTAAAATCGACTTTTATGCCACTGGGGGAAATCAGGTAGAACAGAAGTTGAAACAATATATATCTTCGGGTACCTTGCCGGATATTGTCGGCTTTAAGGCACTGGATCAGGCTCAGTTGGCAATGGATGCGGGACTCTTGCTTCCGTTAGACGATTACAGGGAAAAACTTCCCTCTATCTTTGAGTCCTCTTACTATGAGAAAGCGATTGCCTATTCTAAAGAACATAACAGTGATAAAAGTAAAAAACTGTTTATTATGCCGACCTCAATAGGACCGGTATCGGACAACGCATATAATTGGATGCCTCTGCTTCAATGGGATGCTTATAAAAAAGCGGGCACACCAGATATAGATACGTTGGAAGATTATCTAAGTGTGGTGGAAAAGATGGTAAAAGAGAAACCCAGTAATGAAAGCGGCGAATCGACGTATGGATTTTCATTGTTCTCAGATTGGGATAAATATTCGGCGCTTGAGGTTGCCGCACTTTCTTATTTTTATGGGATTGATACAGAGTACGTGTGTCCGCTGATGGAGACAAACGTTATAACCAGGGAGACACATTCGATATTGAATCAGGACAGCTTTTATAAACGAGCACTCCATTTCTATTTTTCTGCAAATCAAAAGGGACTACTGGATCCTGACTCCAGAACTCAGAGTTTTAGCAATCTTGAAAAGAAATATAGCGATGGAAGAATCATGTTTTCCTGGTTTTCATGGCTGACAGGTAATTATAATGACGCCTCATCAGGTCATGTAAACAACAAAAAAAGCCCGGATGGTTATGCAAACATTCTTGCCAATGATATGAAAATATATGAGGCTCCCGATCAGACAATAGGAAGAAACTGGTATTTTTCTATCAGTAAGAATTGTAAAAACATAGACAAGGCATGCGAATTTTTGAATTGGCTTTACGATCCGCAAGTGGAGCACTTTCTCTATAATGGTCCCAAAGACAGCATATGGGAATATTCGAAAGATGGGGAGCCTTATGTCACCAAAGAGGGGTGGGATGTGATAGAACATAAAACAGAGAAAACAATGCCTGTAGAGGGGGGCGGAGTTTATCAGGACGGAATTTACCCATTTAATGCTATAGCTCTTCAGGCTTCAACTGTGATGGAAGATAATTACACAATCAGTTATCGATATTGGCCTTCCAGCCGCAAACATAATATGACGAATCTTCAAAAGGAGGTAAATGAAAAACTGAACAGTGATACAATCGGCGAGTATCTGTATGATCATGATATGGTTGCAAAATCTACGATGGCAGTGAATATGATTCCAGTTGCCTCGAATGAGATGAAATTAAAGATTGAATCAATCGGGGAAGTTGTACGGAATCTCTCGTGGGAAATGATCTATGCAGAGAATGAAGAAACATTTGAGCAATTGTGGGAAGAGATGGTGGTCAATGGAAAAGAACTTGGAATGGATCAGGTAGAACAATATTATCAAAAGGAGTGGAAAGATTCTTTGAACAAAGTGGAAAAATATGAATGA
- a CDS encoding sensor histidine kinase, which translates to MLKKLTSSYYSKMLLTCIIMVCTITISLFSLSSSLIKNKEKSDYLRDYEIELSNLSSILASKIDSLANNLAPVFSSNTRYHDLCSFYKKDGQINSALYYSIVQMSQEICRYNQYCRGILFRTNHGNLFQYNINYDTIVPLSSSHNSFDFAPYQLQILTDSQLTSLSDNFEKPDDHIYGLSATIFDYDSEQLTSFGQLIILYSSSEFTNSVTITHMDERSIFSIVDDKNHIIYSSDGSYPADTSRKPMDMPSTEKENSKYYHASIYNPKYAYHTTYKVPSNLIKRSYIQITLALLAVIICLSIILIYLFFIRNTEKKTRVIQNAMTLVGKNNLDYRLNVPKSNDEFTKIAISFNRMCDELQQNVEKAYIYEISEKKAELYAMQTSINPHFLYNTLEQIRVQIMQGKYSAASQMLLLLSKLYRNQTRRKFYVSIGEELSLCENLINLYLCRYDNFEYEFIISNSLKIYGIPKNTLQPLIENFFSHGLIHERDDNLLTIMIQTIVIEGKEYLEFQIEDNGITISAEEQRLLEEKLAQPVLSRNEDNGFALSNVNTRLKLVFGNDSRLHIGTRDSKEGFRVSFMIPPILPEDLGE; encoded by the coding sequence ATGCTAAAAAAACTGACTTCAAGCTATTACTCAAAGATGCTTCTGACTTGTATCATCATGGTATGTACAATTACGATATCGCTGTTTTCGCTTAGTAGTTCACTGATCAAAAACAAGGAAAAGTCCGATTACCTGAGGGATTATGAGATAGAGCTCAGCAATCTCTCCTCAATTCTTGCATCAAAGATAGACTCTCTGGCCAATAATCTTGCGCCCGTATTTTCGAGCAATACAAGATACCATGACCTTTGTTCTTTCTATAAGAAAGATGGGCAGATTAACTCTGCCTTATACTACTCTATTGTCCAGATGTCTCAGGAAATTTGTCGCTACAACCAGTACTGCCGGGGAATCCTGTTTCGCACAAACCACGGAAATTTGTTCCAGTATAATATAAATTATGACACAATTGTTCCCTTATCCTCCAGCCATAATTCTTTTGATTTTGCCCCATACCAGTTACAGATATTGACAGACTCTCAGTTAACTTCATTAAGTGATAATTTTGAAAAACCTGACGATCATATTTATGGATTATCCGCTACAATTTTTGACTATGACAGTGAACAGCTTACCTCCTTTGGTCAGTTGATTATTTTATATTCATCTTCCGAGTTTACAAACTCTGTCACTATTACACATATGGATGAGAGAAGCATATTTTCGATCGTGGATGATAAGAATCATATCATCTATTCCTCTGACGGCAGCTATCCTGCAGATACTTCCCGTAAACCCATGGATATGCCGTCAACGGAAAAGGAGAACAGCAAATACTATCACGCATCAATTTACAACCCCAAATATGCATATCATACCACATACAAGGTCCCTTCGAATTTAATCAAAAGAAGCTACATTCAGATAACACTGGCATTGCTGGCAGTTATCATCTGTCTTTCTATCATTCTGATTTATTTGTTTTTCATTCGCAACACTGAGAAAAAAACCAGAGTTATTCAAAATGCTATGACTTTAGTCGGGAAGAACAATCTTGACTATAGACTAAATGTTCCCAAAAGTAACGATGAATTCACAAAGATTGCCATCAGTTTTAATCGAATGTGTGATGAACTGCAGCAAAATGTTGAGAAGGCATATATTTATGAAATCTCCGAAAAGAAAGCAGAATTATATGCTATGCAGACAAGCATCAATCCACATTTTCTTTACAACACACTTGAACAGATCCGAGTTCAGATTATGCAGGGAAAATATTCAGCTGCTTCACAAATGCTATTGCTCCTCTCTAAACTTTATCGAAATCAGACTCGGCGCAAGTTTTACGTTTCAATCGGTGAAGAGTTGAGTCTGTGTGAAAATCTGATCAATCTCTACCTGTGCCGATATGATAATTTTGAATACGAATTTATAATATCCAACTCGCTGAAAATCTATGGTATTCCAAAGAATACCCTTCAGCCTTTAATCGAAAACTTTTTCTCTCATGGTCTCATACATGAACGAGATGACAATCTGTTAACCATCATGATACAGACAATTGTCATAGAAGGAAAAGAATATCTGGAGTTCCAAATCGAAGATAACGGTATCACTATTTCTGCCGAAGAACAGCGTCTCCTGGAGGAAAAACTTGCTCAGCCTGTCCTAAGCAGGAATGAAGATAACGGGTTTGCACTGTCTAATGTCAATACCCGTCTCAAGCTTGTATTTGGAAACGATTCAAGACTCCATATCGGTACCCGTGATAGCAAGGAAGGATTCAGGGTATCTTTTATGATACCTCCAATCCTTCCTGAAGATCTTGGAGAATAA
- a CDS encoding glycoside hydrolase family 95 protein, which translates to MNCRNIIFLDKAARRWDDGLPIGNGRIGAMVMGKVNEETIFINEETLWYGPKRNRRNPETKSNINKIRQLLQKGRVSEAAFLAKMSMTSTPKYNNPYQPAGDLRLCYMGNQTKYTKYRRELDIDHGIATVQYTMDGVTYIREHFVSERYHVLAIRLTSDGEKGLTLSANMSRKPFEENTGKIDDNTVGNWGINGVGGVSYFTGVRMTAKGGKVSTMGDFVYCEQAKEVYIYLSTKTDFAGNARYKEECMDNLDKAVRSGFSKMKKEHMEEYGELFNRTSLSLNHTSNDMSCESFPSELPTDQLLDSLKKGDQTYLDYLTLLLFNFAKYLMISSSYNCVLPANLQGIWNGSYEPPWQCEFTININEEMNYWFVEKCNLPECHMPLFDLLDRLVESGKVTAKEVYGCRGFCAHHNTNLWASTDIEGIFDASPFWVMGGAWLSLHLYEHYLFTQDEKFLKERALPVMREAIRFFEDYLYEDEDGYLLTGPSVSPENTYRSSAGEKGALSMSPTMDNMILRQLFTWYLEGSGIVGIDDEKDRKIIQNMLTKLPPTRISKDGHIMEWYQDYEECEPGHRHISHMYGLHPGNEIVEQKPELFEAARKTIEYRLSHGGGHTGWSKAWIACFFARLKDGDMVFNNLIEFLQNSVQGNLLDVHPPFQIDGNFGIVEAILEALIQSHGGYIDILPALPSKWKKGELRGVRLRGGMTADVVWEDSKLKECMVIPDKDQQVEFHYHDKVQTLKLKSGIASYIRM; encoded by the coding sequence GTGAACTGTCGTAATATAATATTCCTGGATAAAGCAGCCAGACGATGGGATGATGGGCTGCCAATTGGTAATGGCCGTATCGGAGCTATGGTTATGGGTAAGGTGAATGAAGAAACGATCTTTATTAATGAAGAAACCCTGTGGTATGGACCAAAAAGAAATAGAAGGAATCCGGAAACGAAATCAAACATAAATAAAATCAGACAACTACTTCAAAAAGGCAGGGTATCAGAAGCCGCTTTCCTTGCAAAAATGTCTATGACATCCACGCCGAAGTATAACAATCCTTATCAGCCGGCAGGTGATCTTCGCCTTTGTTATATGGGGAACCAGACAAAATATACAAAGTATAGAAGAGAATTGGATATTGACCATGGAATTGCCACAGTTCAATATACGATGGATGGTGTTACTTATATACGAGAACATTTTGTCAGTGAGAGATATCATGTTTTGGCAATCAGGCTTACGAGTGACGGAGAAAAAGGATTGACTTTAAGCGCTAATATGAGCCGAAAGCCCTTTGAAGAAAACACAGGAAAAATAGATGACAACACAGTAGGTAACTGGGGAATCAATGGTGTTGGCGGTGTAAGCTATTTCACAGGGGTGCGAATGACTGCCAAGGGCGGAAAAGTGAGCACTATGGGCGATTTTGTTTACTGCGAACAGGCAAAAGAAGTGTATATATATTTATCGACAAAGACAGATTTTGCCGGTAATGCGCGGTACAAAGAAGAGTGTATGGATAACCTTGACAAAGCCGTAAGATCTGGGTTTTCTAAGATGAAAAAGGAACATATGGAAGAATATGGAGAATTATTCAATCGCACCAGCTTATCTCTTAATCATACATCGAACGATATGTCGTGCGAATCTTTTCCCTCTGAGTTGCCAACAGATCAATTATTAGACAGTCTAAAAAAAGGAGATCAGACATATCTGGACTACTTAACTTTATTGCTATTTAATTTTGCAAAATATTTGATGATTTCAAGCTCTTACAATTGTGTACTTCCCGCTAACTTACAGGGAATTTGGAACGGCAGCTATGAACCGCCATGGCAGTGTGAATTTACCATTAATATTAATGAGGAGATGAATTATTGGTTTGTTGAAAAATGTAATCTTCCGGAATGTCATATGCCACTGTTTGATTTATTAGATCGTCTGGTTGAAAGTGGGAAAGTTACAGCGAAAGAAGTGTATGGATGTCGTGGATTCTGCGCTCATCATAATACAAATCTATGGGCGAGTACGGATATAGAAGGTATTTTTGACGCTTCTCCGTTCTGGGTAATGGGAGGGGCGTGGCTGTCTTTGCATCTGTATGAACATTATTTATTTACTCAGGATGAGAAATTTTTAAAAGAGAGGGCACTGCCGGTAATGAGAGAAGCGATTCGCTTTTTTGAAGACTATCTTTATGAAGATGAGGATGGGTATCTGCTGACGGGGCCATCTGTATCACCTGAAAATACATATCGCTCATCTGCCGGTGAAAAAGGTGCATTATCAATGTCTCCAACAATGGATAATATGATATTGAGACAATTATTTACCTGGTATCTGGAAGGCTCCGGGATTGTTGGAATAGATGATGAAAAAGACCGTAAAATCATACAAAATATGTTGACGAAACTGCCTCCTACCCGGATATCAAAAGATGGCCATATTATGGAGTGGTATCAAGATTATGAAGAATGCGAGCCGGGACATCGCCATATTTCTCATATGTACGGTTTACATCCGGGAAATGAAATTGTTGAACAAAAACCGGAATTATTCGAAGCGGCAAGAAAGACAATCGAATATCGGCTTTCCCATGGCGGTGGTCATACGGGATGGAGTAAGGCGTGGATTGCCTGCTTTTTTGCCAGACTCAAAGATGGAGATATGGTTTTCAATAATCTCATAGAATTTTTACAAAACTCAGTTCAGGGTAATTTACTTGATGTTCATCCGCCGTTTCAAATTGATGGGAATTTTGGCATTGTTGAGGCGATCCTGGAAGCGTTAATTCAGTCTCATGGAGGATATATTGATATTCTGCCTGCACTTCCGTCAAAATGGAAGAAAGGAGAGTTAAGAGGTGTCAGACTTCGCGGAGGTATGACAGCAGATGTCGTCTGGGAGGATTCAAAGTTAAAAGAGTGTATGGTAATTCCTGACAAGGACCAGCAAGTTGAATTTCATTATCATGATAAGGTTCAGACGTTAAAGTTAAAATCAGGAATTGCAAGTTATATACGAATGTAA
- a CDS encoding alpha-L-fucosidase → MGNNMPREMTGAELKSMLKSSINLKSLGGVKSPGLKLSKEDIQWWRDAKIGMFVHWGLYSILGRGEWAYFNEQIPKEEYESLADEFNPKDFKMTELTGLAKDLGAKYMIMVTKHHDGFSLWDSPSCYEGFTSYNTASKRDFVKEYVDACREAGLRVGLYYSPMDWRFPGYFDPEGKSENARLMKQQCYGQVEELCSRYGPIDIMWYDGAWLAHKGSDTSSAWFWEPVKLNKIVRKYNPKTMINPRSGWEGDFYCDEGSHEMKGNIIPVPWEKNMCICSGSSWGWMENDPVSSFEWLIKMLVDVVCRDGNLLLNVGPDKNGKLSKEVTDRVREIGDWLRKYGESIYGTRGGPIQPSDNVYGTTYKNDTIYLHVLDTQKFMDVTLPSISENIIACTTFNGEKCEYRQNKEGIKIRLPKERENEVDTILKLKLDKEHQQPKEQEIYFTGKE, encoded by the coding sequence ATGGGAAATAATATGCCTAGGGAAATGACAGGTGCAGAATTAAAATCTATGTTAAAAAGCTCGATTAACTTAAAGAGTTTAGGTGGGGTCAAGAGCCCGGGATTAAAGCTTTCAAAGGAAGATATTCAGTGGTGGAGAGATGCGAAAATTGGAATGTTTGTTCACTGGGGGTTGTATTCAATTCTGGGCAGAGGAGAGTGGGCCTACTTCAATGAACAAATTCCAAAAGAAGAGTATGAGTCGTTAGCTGATGAATTCAATCCGAAAGATTTTAAAATGACAGAGCTGACAGGTCTCGCAAAAGATCTTGGTGCTAAATATATGATAATGGTTACAAAACATCATGATGGGTTTTCCCTTTGGGACAGCCCTTCATGTTATGAAGGATTTACGAGTTATAATACCGCGTCAAAGCGAGATTTTGTAAAAGAATATGTGGATGCATGCAGAGAAGCGGGTCTAAGAGTGGGATTATACTATTCTCCGATGGATTGGCGTTTTCCCGGATATTTTGATCCGGAAGGAAAATCAGAAAATGCCAGGCTTATGAAACAGCAATGCTACGGTCAAGTGGAGGAATTATGCAGCAGATATGGTCCTATTGATATCATGTGGTATGACGGCGCGTGGTTAGCGCATAAGGGAAGTGATACTTCCAGTGCATGGTTTTGGGAACCTGTAAAATTAAATAAAATTGTACGTAAGTATAATCCAAAAACGATGATTAATCCACGTTCCGGATGGGAAGGAGACTTTTATTGTGATGAGGGTTCTCATGAGATGAAAGGAAATATTATTCCTGTTCCCTGGGAAAAAAACATGTGCATATGCAGCGGTTCTTCCTGGGGATGGATGGAGAATGATCCAGTTTCCAGCTTTGAATGGTTAATTAAAATGCTGGTGGATGTAGTATGCAGAGATGGTAATCTCCTTCTCAATGTGGGCCCTGATAAAAACGGAAAGCTATCGAAGGAAGTGACGGATCGAGTCAGAGAGATTGGTGACTGGCTAAGAAAGTATGGAGAAAGCATCTATGGAACAAGGGGCGGACCAATCCAGCCATCAGACAATGTCTATGGGACAACCTATAAAAACGATACAATATATTTACATGTTTTAGATACTCAAAAGTTTATGGATGTAACACTTCCAAGCATTTCGGAAAACATTATAGCATGTACTACTTTTAATGGTGAAAAATGTGAATATAGGCAAAATAAAGAGGGTATTAAGATAAGACTTCCAAAAGAGAGAGAAAATGAGGTAGATACAATCCTTAAGTTAAAGTTAGACAAGGAACATCAACAACCAAAGGAACAGGAGATCTATTTTACTGGAAAGGAATAG
- a CDS encoding extracellular solute-binding protein codes for MDASMKKHVAMGVISLMIAGSVMGCGKKDDKSSAAASSKTETEKSENKGSKEKGSDSSTISVMGIDWGYGPVQNSEMEKYWEDLLGVNLDIEWINYEDYDQKVNTLISSGSIPDVIQVSKMGNGSYYYPIFTQAIEAGDFVDLTPYLFDDGKGIAETNAVMKNWDDKMWDQTKYKDGIYILPRSKAESGQNSGIEVRKDLMEKYGFEKEPATMDELKDWLIQLSKAASDGEGKKIYALEYFGDKFMDDRVKAFATAFTGQSDWAVDKNGEFQYMQFKDEYIDFLNWMKALYDAGAIDPEFALNNSDTSKWKAGNSVALLSTWYNWNQSSDRTSSKIFDDSTPDDYKAWCLMPVKGPKAYTVSPNYTDVDSCIAISSKCSKEKIEKILTAFDGTEEQYPGYDKVMAFGVEGIHYVLKDDGTIDTSENLIKESGQDGYVGAWNQIFLKKDADMIADKFMRDGAKRASDENITRAKEIKDFVYKDLADTKMKNETQNLQSDTYNKQWSVLTDDVNTMCTQYVMGQIDEKEWKSFVKGIVDSSDYKAIQKEFKESAEETK; via the coding sequence ATGGATGCAAGTATGAAAAAACATGTTGCAATGGGTGTGATCTCACTTATGATTGCCGGGTCAGTTATGGGATGTGGGAAAAAGGATGATAAATCATCTGCCGCAGCCAGCTCAAAAACGGAAACAGAGAAATCCGAGAACAAAGGTTCAAAGGAAAAAGGAAGCGATTCATCTACAATCTCAGTCATGGGCATAGATTGGGGATATGGTCCGGTACAGAACAGCGAAATGGAAAAATACTGGGAGGATCTCCTTGGCGTGAATCTTGATATTGAATGGATTAACTATGAAGATTATGACCAAAAGGTTAATACCTTGATTTCTTCGGGGAGCATACCAGACGTGATTCAGGTCAGTAAGATGGGGAATGGCTCCTATTATTATCCGATCTTTACTCAGGCAATCGAGGCAGGTGACTTTGTGGATTTAACACCCTATTTGTTTGATGATGGAAAAGGGATTGCCGAGACAAATGCAGTCATGAAAAACTGGGATGATAAAATGTGGGATCAAACAAAGTATAAGGATGGTATTTACATTCTTCCCAGATCGAAAGCTGAGAGCGGACAGAATTCAGGTATTGAAGTACGCAAAGATCTGATGGAAAAATACGGTTTTGAAAAAGAGCCTGCTACAATGGATGAATTGAAAGACTGGCTGATACAGTTATCCAAAGCAGCTTCAGATGGAGAAGGAAAAAAGATATATGCCCTGGAATATTTTGGGGACAAATTCATGGATGACAGAGTCAAGGCATTTGCCACTGCTTTTACCGGACAAAGTGACTGGGCAGTAGATAAGAACGGAGAATTTCAGTATATGCAGTTTAAGGATGAATATATTGACTTCTTAAACTGGATGAAGGCATTATATGATGCCGGTGCAATAGATCCGGAATTCGCTTTGAATAATTCGGATACTTCAAAATGGAAGGCTGGAAATTCCGTAGCGTTATTATCAACATGGTATAATTGGAATCAGTCATCTGACCGTACGAGTAGTAAAATTTTTGATGATAGTACACCAGACGATTACAAAGCGTGGTGCCTGATGCCTGTGAAAGGGCCCAAAGCATATACGGTAAGTCCGAATTATACAGATGTAGACTCTTGTATTGCAATCAGTTCAAAATGCTCGAAAGAAAAGATAGAGAAGATTCTGACGGCTTTTGATGGAACGGAAGAACAGTATCCCGGATATGACAAGGTTATGGCTTTTGGTGTTGAAGGCATTCATTACGTCTTGAAAGATGATGGGACAATTGATACTTCTGAAAACCTGATTAAGGAATCCGGACAGGACGGATACGTTGGAGCGTGGAATCAGATCTTTCTAAAGAAAGATGCAGATATGATTGCAGACAAATTTATGAGAGATGGGGCGAAGAGAGCATCGGATGAGAATATTACCAGAGCAAAAGAAATAAAGGATTTTGTGTATAAAGATCTCGCAGATACTAAAATGAAAAATGAAACACAAAACCTGCAGTCAGATACATATAACAAACAGTGGAGTGTTCTCACCGACGATGTAAATACGATGTGCACTCAGTATGTTATGGGACAGATTGATGAGAAAGAATGGAAATCCTTTGTAAAAGGAATTGTAGATTCTTCGGATTATAAAGCAATACAAAAAGAGTTTAAGGAATCAGCTGAAGAAACAAAGTGA
- a CDS encoding beta-galactosidase, producing the protein MYYGVSYYPEHKTKAELEHDIRLIKESGINTVRMGEFAWNRFEPNEGEFHFEWLDLVIENLGMDGIKTIICTPTACPPAWLVEKHPDILYMDNRGVRRPFGGRRHYCYNNKSFRKYSALITEKIGEHYGGNPYVAGFQIDNELAQEGTGRCVCPTCSEKFRNWLKNKYKNIENFNRRSGAVFWSQECNDFSQINPPVNTIEVGAQQQIHAFYENPTVRLDFERFSSDSLIEFQNLQTKILKKYTKYPVTTNATGIATNSIDYYKSTKELDCYGFDYYPGLRDTAVDSFPYAFARGIKAGKPFWVMEFMSGGGHRLGGSGRLQPNPGALKQAVIQSFAHGAQMMLHFQFRTFPIGAEQLNYAIVDADGVPRRRYYEMKETAEVLRKIEPIISNSKFVNEVAICLDYDTHWALRIKPVNDSSFYYFDYCRKIYQSLSEVGVNSDVISYDQDFDQYKIMILPTGFVLSLEMREKLKNYVSHGGILLGTFLTSVKNIDNVGYVGSLPSGLSDLFGTTVEEVEPVFENNHNHLKIEEGDCSITTTDEIWSEILSDDSELAGKYLTDYKKDKGVIARNSFGKGMAYYIGTDFCKEDLKTFLLNICKNNGIFIHELSGNDKVEVVRRRYEGKDVYFIFNFNSEETEIHVSGMFIDCLSGKVLKGKHKIDRNGYLIAMKSV; encoded by the coding sequence ATGTATTACGGCGTTTCATACTATCCAGAGCATAAAACAAAAGCTGAGCTGGAACATGACATTCGATTAATAAAAGAATCTGGCATTAATACTGTCAGAATGGGAGAATTTGCATGGAACAGATTTGAACCAAATGAAGGAGAGTTTCATTTTGAATGGTTGGATTTGGTGATTGAGAATTTGGGGATGGATGGTATAAAGACAATTATATGTACACCGACCGCCTGCCCCCCGGCTTGGTTAGTTGAAAAACATCCGGATATTTTATATATGGATAACCGGGGAGTACGAAGACCTTTTGGCGGCAGGAGGCACTATTGTTATAATAATAAATCGTTCCGGAAATATTCTGCTCTTATTACGGAAAAAATTGGAGAACATTACGGTGGGAATCCTTATGTTGCCGGATTTCAAATTGACAATGAATTAGCACAAGAAGGAACTGGCAGATGTGTTTGTCCGACATGTAGTGAGAAATTTCGTAACTGGTTAAAAAATAAATATAAAAATATTGAAAACTTCAATCGGAGAAGTGGCGCTGTCTTTTGGTCTCAGGAATGTAATGATTTTTCGCAGATTAATCCACCTGTAAACACGATTGAAGTAGGTGCACAGCAACAGATTCATGCATTCTATGAAAATCCCACGGTTCGCCTTGATTTCGAGAGATTTTCCAGTGATTCTCTTATTGAATTCCAGAATCTGCAAACTAAAATTCTAAAAAAATATACGAAGTATCCTGTCACTACCAATGCAACAGGGATTGCGACTAACAGCATTGATTATTATAAAAGTACAAAAGAATTAGACTGCTATGGTTTTGATTACTACCCGGGATTACGGGATACTGCTGTGGATTCATTTCCTTATGCATTTGCAAGAGGGATAAAGGCGGGAAAGCCTTTTTGGGTCATGGAGTTTATGTCAGGAGGCGGACATAGACTTGGCGGTTCAGGCCGCCTGCAGCCTAATCCCGGAGCTCTGAAACAGGCCGTAATCCAATCTTTTGCTCATGGAGCTCAGATGATGCTGCATTTTCAATTCAGAACTTTTCCCATAGGGGCAGAACAATTAAACTATGCGATTGTAGATGCAGACGGAGTACCAAGAAGAAGATATTATGAGATGAAGGAAACAGCAGAAGTATTAAGAAAGATTGAACCAATCATCTCTAATTCTAAGTTTGTAAACGAAGTGGCGATTTGTCTGGATTACGACACTCATTGGGCACTGCGGATAAAACCTGTTAATGATTCCTCTTTTTATTATTTTGACTATTGCAGAAAAATCTATCAAAGTTTGTCGGAAGTAGGGGTTAACTCAGATGTAATATCCTATGATCAGGATTTTGACCAGTATAAAATAATGATTTTACCTACAGGATTTGTCCTGTCGTTAGAGATGAGAGAAAAATTAAAAAATTATGTAAGTCACGGAGGAATTCTTCTTGGCACTTTTTTGACAAGTGTAAAAAATATAGACAATGTCGGGTATGTAGGATCTCTTCCTTCCGGTTTGAGTGATTTATTTGGAACTACGGTAGAAGAAGTAGAACCAGTTTTTGAGAACAATCATAATCACTTAAAGATAGAAGAGGGTGATTGTTCCATCACAACCACTGATGAAATATGGAGTGAGATTTTATCAGATGACAGTGAACTGGCCGGCAAATATCTGACTGACTATAAAAAGGATAAAGGTGTGATTGCCAGAAATAGTTTTGGCAAAGGAATGGCTTATTATATTGGAACGGATTTTTGCAAAGAAGATCTAAAAACTTTTCTTTTGAATATATGTAAAAACAATGGAATTTTTATTCATGAGCTATCTGGAAATGATAAGGTTGAAGTTGTCCGCCGCAGATATGAAGGAAAAGATGTATACTTTATTTTTAATTTCAACAGTGAAGAAACGGAAATTCATGTGTCGGGAATGTTTATTGACTGCCTTTCCGGAAAAGTTCTGAAAGGAAAACATAAAATTGATAGAAATGGGTATTTAATTGCAATGAAAAGTGTATAG